From a region of the Peptococcaceae bacterium genome:
- a CDS encoding diguanylate cyclase — MEEKLFQEILRQSPFGYACHELVMGSDGQSEDYIFLDLNPAFEKMTGLKSEAILGKKVTEIREGPFDWAAFYGRVAVNGERQEFSQYAEPLKRWYRVTAFSPQKGRFVTLFQEITPEPRQAKTLKAQKEKIEELSEELKMIFSCTQDAMFLVGVKDGEFRYVRNNAAHRKMTGFTLTDLKGKTPVELAGEEIGAAVSANYLRCVEAKKPLTYEETLALPAGKRTWLTTLTPVFRKGKVKYLVGSSKDISRQKKTEEELEKRLKYEKIISGVSQLVLQTKNLEEFLNESLRNMGEGIGVSRAYLFERNRDKGTMNNTFEWTAPGITPQKENLQDIPESEFAWWVNRLKNREVINYRDIEEIPDENTKEILRPQEIKSLLVLPVLVEGEYYGFIGFDDCLDNREWSGDDINCLQLASRIISEFILRKRFEDEILYLSYHDHLTGLYNRRFMEEEIRRLDTPRQVPISVIMGDVNGLKLANDVFGHRAGDLLLKRAAGIIRESCRREDIVARWGGDEFVVLLPRTGVQATEGIVGRIKNKCELEGEGPIQLSIALGYATKTKAKEDLWQVLKEAEEWMYRHKLLQGKSYRNAVTSALKAALFEKSMETEEHAERIKEMSLKIAKAMQITAKQRDELELLAVLHDIGKVAIKESILLKPAPLTEKEWEEIKKHPEIGYRIAQSTPELAPIAEYILYHHERWDGRGYPRGIKGEEIPLLSRILAVVDAYDAMTSDRIYRKALSREKAITEIKRNAGTQFDPDIVTAFIESCCSEKNIDAGQK; from the coding sequence ATGGAAGAAAAGCTTTTCCAAGAAATTTTGAGGCAATCACCATTTGGTTACGCTTGCCACGAACTGGTCATGGGGAGCGATGGACAATCGGAAGACTACATATTCCTGGATCTCAACCCCGCTTTTGAAAAAATGACGGGATTAAAAAGCGAAGCCATCCTCGGGAAAAAGGTGACCGAAATAAGAGAAGGGCCTTTTGACTGGGCAGCCTTCTACGGCCGGGTGGCCGTTAACGGCGAAAGGCAGGAATTCAGCCAGTATGCGGAACCTCTGAAGCGCTGGTACAGGGTAACCGCATTTTCTCCCCAAAAGGGTCGTTTTGTTACCTTGTTTCAGGAAATCACCCCGGAGCCCCGGCAGGCAAAAACTCTCAAGGCCCAGAAGGAAAAAATCGAGGAACTGTCCGAAGAGCTGAAAATGATCTTCAGCTGCACGCAGGATGCCATGTTTCTGGTCGGGGTGAAAGACGGGGAATTCCGGTATGTAAGAAACAATGCCGCCCACCGGAAAATGACGGGTTTTACCCTGACGGACTTGAAAGGCAAAACCCCGGTTGAGCTCGCCGGCGAGGAAATAGGCGCGGCCGTGAGCGCAAATTATCTAAGATGCGTGGAAGCAAAAAAACCTTTGACCTATGAAGAGACGCTTGCTCTTCCTGCCGGCAAGAGAACATGGCTGACCACCCTGACGCCGGTGTTCAGGAAGGGAAAGGTAAAGTACCTGGTCGGTTCCAGCAAGGATATCAGCCGGCAAAAAAAGACCGAAGAAGAACTGGAAAAGAGACTGAAATATGAAAAAATAATCAGCGGCGTTTCCCAGCTGGTTCTACAGACAAAAAATTTGGAAGAGTTTTTAAACGAATCGCTGCGGAATATGGGCGAGGGCATAGGGGTGAGCCGGGCGTATCTTTTTGAAAGAAACCGGGACAAAGGGACCATGAACAACACCTTCGAGTGGACGGCCCCCGGGATTACGCCGCAGAAAGAAAACCTGCAGGACATCCCCGAGTCTGAATTCGCCTGGTGGGTGAACAGGCTTAAAAACAGGGAAGTGATAAACTACCGGGACATTGAAGAAATCCCGGACGAAAATACAAAGGAAATCTTAAGACCCCAGGAGATAAAGTCGCTGCTGGTTCTGCCGGTCCTTGTCGAAGGCGAGTACTACGGTTTTATCGGTTTTGACGACTGCCTGGACAACCGGGAATGGTCGGGAGACGACATCAACTGCCTGCAGCTTGCCTCCAGAATCATTTCCGAGTTCATCCTGCGCAAGAGGTTCGAGGACGAGATTCTCTATTTGAGCTACCATGACCATCTGACGGGACTTTACAACCGCCGGTTTATGGAAGAGGAAATAAGACGGCTGGATACGCCGCGCCAGGTGCCGATATCGGTCATCATGGGCGATGTCAACGGGCTGAAGCTGGCCAATGACGTTTTCGGCCACCGGGCGGGAGACCTGCTTTTGAAGAGAGCGGCGGGGATAATAAGGGAAAGTTGCCGCCGGGAAGACATAGTGGCCCGCTGGGGAGGGGACGAGTTTGTCGTATTGCTTCCTCGCACCGGAGTGCAGGCGACCGAAGGGATCGTTGGGAGGATAAAAAACAAGTGCGAGTTGGAGGGCGAAGGGCCTATTCAGCTGAGCATCGCCCTGGGTTACGCTACCAAAACCAAGGCTAAAGAGGACCTCTGGCAGGTGCTGAAGGAAGCCGAAGAATGGATGTACCGCCACAAACTGCTGCAGGGAAAAAGCTACCGGAATGCCGTGACCTCGGCCCTGAAAGCCGCCCTTTTTGAAAAAAGCATGGAAACGGAAGAGCATGCGGAAAGAATCAAGGAAATGAGCCTCAAAATAGCGAAGGCAATGCAGATTACGGCTAAACAGAGGGACGAGTTGGAACTGCTGGCGGTGCTCCACGACATCGGAAAGGTGGCCATCAAGGAAAGCATCCTGCTCAAACCCGCTCCTTTGACGGAGAAAGAGTGGGAGGAAATAAAAAAGCACCCGGAGATCGGCTACCGTATCGCCCAGAGCACACCGGAACTGGCTCCCATTGCTGAATACATTCTCTACCACCATGAGCGATGGGACGGCAGGGGCTACCCGCGGGGAATCAAAGGCGAGGAGATTCCTCTTTTATCCCGTATCCTGGCAGTCGTCGACGCTTATGACGCCATGACCAGCGACAGGATATACCGGAAAGCATTGAGCAGGGAGAAAGCAATAACTGAAATAAAAAGGAATGCGGGGACGCAGTTTGATCCAGACATAGTAACCGCGTTCATCGAAAGCTGCTGCAGTGAAAAAAACATTGATGCGGGCCAAAAATAA